From a single Gadus morhua chromosome 3, gadMor3.0, whole genome shotgun sequence genomic region:
- the sorbs2a gene encoding sorbin and SH3 domain-containing protein 2 isoform X14, translating to MDANARHTCSQRKVCPSTLNLQEVSLTMNTDSGGSCTRRTAMSLTLSPMKRVQSSPNLTTGCESNSPDSDAWRSQSAIDGFRNGDANSSSLAAKGFRSVRPNLQDKKTLSQGLYPPDLPAAWRPPYHSHSHSSDSLHYQSGLLFPIALSPMPYTPSRAGSTTPLLSYTTLAPTAAVSIGGAGGVGGAGGGTSGDGGRGRFPSPSVSPVTVSALSQYSSTSTAGLLEELQICGLDSPSVSPTPSSSTLSHLSAYMTSTTSSAAASVATDDTLTATAACTVVPAVANGQVLSQAMNGSTGPPQRPLSPPAYPPPPASLHMGLHRQSRSSEGSECYTRETVTSGHSSGLYSTLPIARFSEEERKVSLIKAPHYEGIGPVDETGIPIAIRTTVDRPKDWYKTMFKQIHMVHKADDDYSDTYNATYALINNEAHSMSTDPTMAHPPPRTHTYRPLAKSPSGEPGTLGPREPPPSPAPPPPPPPMPSLLQLRTRDSDREKESQDMNQWGPPDRKVDTRKYRAEPKSIFEYEPGKSSILAQERPTFDDIDLENEPWFKFFSELEFGRPPPKKRLDYNPAVSTRQHMETSLHIAPADTKAPERPASAAGDYRKRRKSEPSASLANNPSDQRRSAAVSPKPPDSSRASTLRKPSAHSSPSSPSRPKGGDACAMYSPRETSPAPPKPHAPCLTPPRRPDASPTRRDGSPDGSRSSSRGSGCLKRRRPENHRRRLEEEGQEEMETWSGSEDPPGPPAPPVPAAPGKLRSRSCDDLLNDGLPGSGGAGAARSESVGSLLCDGGGPSGAPGNGSSTGSLPRPHRRRAHDSPGFLQLYRKMHHIDRAQLIPSEVIRSVRARILELEGQPHLLRQHLFPWTPTGGGDVPRDVVPSRISEYEQLIQKSKSMPNLGDGEGPSGTNTPGGSSSLASSGGGATPVYPKRRFSIESLLEEDLGNGVNGGNGVNGGSGSAAAAAPSPRATAADVPRPLRSPPEGQPRAGPEPDRVARSSFTAARAVPQGQRAHPEYSDSEQDAVASDLSDFIPVEGSSFCSESDLDHCSLTSTESLYGSTALHHQLRHHHGLLHHHHHHHHHQPGHQSLGQSQGYQHRHLISSCKGRCPASYTRFTTMLRHERERARQERQRPSLPQQQPLQLEPRSRDSRPPAHTSQSQQAMAKLAFLVSPVPFRRKKGSPPSTRRSSGGGGGGRSGRPKSKEAIYDALDAALRDIYEHLQAERGHHGGRAPDDGVLRRMLAELLPDVPERSSSLRGRQRCRLDGSSSNAGDPDGCPAGYASSYRRDTSSPRIQSPRIQSPRIQSPRMQSPISACYSRQHSPDTANNNDYGEERGNGNILCYSDQDVSRGYSTTDGHHTPQGRRATPEREVSHKQMTQLILFSLLHQKQPARAIYDFKAQSAKELTFKKGDAVNIVRQIDNNWYEGEHRGRTGIFPISYVEKMPSSERQQQPARPPPPAKVREMGEAVARYNFNADTNVELSLRKGERVLLLRQVDPNWYEGKIPDSTKQGIFPVSYVDIVKHSPSRSPAHHVDPLGYPGSRTPSSTPTKPPCILPPPPHPHHPPSTPPLPPPSAQRALHLQAVTNEWLSLTLDTPPRTTCTPPPPTPPPLPAHHHLVSLPRTPPPAPPRRCFSPPAPPWRASSGHSSPVFRQAMPDLNFSLVPFEPPPPHTPPPPPPPPPPPPPPPFSPSSRRSSVSLFNNTQLPQPSAYQAWTGQYPPPPPPPPPPPPPPPPPPHSPSSPRSSVSLFNKTQPPQPSTYQAWTGHNPLPLPPPPPPPPPPPHSPSYPRPALNVSFIENTRGSQPSSYQAGSGRLFCTEVDPEALPKEVAQWWGGSDLSIVDQSQELSETTPPDADPYELLLSMILDFVTVDDDEKVPRWSPVERSSPEPFAGRSHDKRDSSEARPPASASPVGQSTSAVRLECHKPVTIEPLSIGWKKPVKPGDDPHVEAGRLPTVTEEGCIELFIQEEEEGGGSDEEADSRLPHDGQKAAACPSTLKPLAPLHLCSSPALTPPPAAPLSAPTPSSASVSSCLLDGDDRDAINALTTAPSGSPPQPTDRPCTTSPDPHLRPSPLSPPPPRHLDPTKQSICPGSLPPSSSLPPPLESSHMQPSPPPPLPCSPSPPSSPPPPAPSPPHPPHPPPTPSTPPRQVPRCAKLKPAYKHHETVLEGKPPRSPVPARSSPLSMERGRRRFLQDALQGGGDPFRALYNYLPRNEDELELREGDIVDVMEKCDDGWFVGTSRRSKQFGTFPGNYVKRL from the exons GGCCTGTACCCCCCTGACCTTCCTGCGGCATGGCGCCCCCCTTaccacagccacagccacagcTCAGACTCCCTCCACTACCAGTCGGGCCTGCTCTTCCCCATAGCCCTCTCCCCCATGCCGTACACACCATCCCGGGCTGgcagcaccacccccctcctctcctacacCACGCTAGCTCCTACCGCCGCCGTTAGCATTGGAGGAGCGGGTGGTGTCGGAGGCGCAGGTGGTGGCACCAGTGGCGATGGTGGTCGCGGCCGCTTCCCGTCCCCGTCAGTCTCTCCGGTGACGGTGTCGGCCCTCAGCCAGTACTCGTCCACGTCCACGGCGGGACTGTTGGAGGAGCTGCAGATCTGTGGCCTGGACAGCCCCAGCGTCtcccccacaccctcctcctccaccctcagccaCCTGTCTGCCTAcatgacctccaccaccagctccgccgccgcctccgtcGCCACGGACGACACGCtaaccgccaccgccgcctgTACTGTGGTTCCCGCTGTGGCTAAT GGCCAGGTCCTCTCTCAGGCCATGAATGGAAGCACAGGCCCCCCCCAgaggcccctctccccccctgcctaccctcctcccccagcctccctccaCATGGGGCTCCACAGGCAGAGCAGGAGTTCAG AGGGCAGCGAGTGTTACACCCGGGAGACGGTGACGTCAGGCCACTCCAGCGGGCTCTACAGCACGCTGCCCATCGCCCGCTtctctgaggaggagaggaaggtgtCCCTCATCAAGGCCCCCCACTACGAGGGCATCGGCCCCGTGGACGAGACGGGCATCCCCATCGCCATACGCACG ACAGTGGACCGGCCCAAGGACTGGTACAAGACCATGTTCAAGCAGATCCACATGGTCCACAAAGCAG ACGACGATTATTCAGATACCTACAACGCCACGTACGCCTTGATAAACAACG AGGCCCACAGCATGTCCACGGACCCTACCATggcccaccctccccccaggaCACACACCTACCGGCCCCTGGCCAAGAGCCCGTCGGGTGAGCCGGGGACCCTGGGCCCCCGGGAGCCCCCTCCGTCCCCCGCGCCTCCCCCGCCGCCTCCACCCatgccctccctcctccagctgaGGACCCGGGACAGCGACCGGGAGAAGGAGTCCCAAGACAT GAACCAGTGGGGGCCCCCGGACAGGAAGGTGGACACCAGGAAGTACAGGGCAGAGCCCAAGAGCATATTTGAGTATGAGCCAGGGAAGTCCTCCATATTGGCGCAGGAGAGACCA ACCTTTGATGATATAGATTTAGAGAACGAGCCTTGGTTTAAGTTCTTTTCAGAGCTTGAGTTTGGGAGACCG CCTCCTAAAAAGCGTCTGGATTATAATCCAGCAGTCTCCACCCGCCAGCATATGGAG ACCTCTCTGCACATCGCTCCGGCTGACACTAAGGCACCGGAGAGACCCGCGAG CGCGGCCGGCGACTACAGGAAGCGGAGGAAGTCTGAGCCCTCTGCCTCCCTTGCCAACAACCCGTCCGACCAGAGGAGATCTGCGGCGGTCTCCCCCAAACCCCCGGACTCGTCCAGAGCCAGCACCCTGAGGAAGCCCTCCGCCCACTCCtcaccttcctctccctccagaccCAAGG GTGGGGACGCATGCGCCATGTACTCCCCCCGTGAGACCTCCCCGGCTCCCCCCAAGCCCCACGCCCCCTGTCTCACGCCCCCGCGGCGCCCCGACGCTAGCCCCACGCGGCGGGACGGCAGCCCGGACGGcagccgctcctcctccagagGCTCGGGCTGTCTGAAGCGCCGCCGGCCGGAGAACCACCGGCggcggctggaggaggaggggcaggaggagatggagaccTGGAGCGGGTCGGAGGACCcgcccggcccccccgccccgcccgtcCCGGCCGCGCCGGGCAAGCTGCGGTCGCGCAGCTGCGACGACCTGCTCAACGACGGGCTCCCCGGCTCGGGCGGGGCCGGCGCGGCCCGCTCGGAGAGCGTCGGCTCGTTGCTGTGCGACGGCGGCGGGCCCTCGGGCGCCCCCGGCAACGGGTCCTCCACGGGctccctgccccgcccccaccgccgccgcgcGCACGACTCGCCGGGCTTCCTGCAGCTGTACCGCAAGATGCACCACATCGACCGCGCCCAGCTCATCCCGTCGGAGGTCATCCGCTCGGTGCGCGCCCGCATCCTGGAGCTGGAGGGCCAGCCGCACCTCCTCCGCCAGCACCTCTTCCCCTGGACGCCGACCGGCGGCGGGGACGTGCCGCGCGACGTGGTGCCCAGCCGCATCTCCGAGTACGAGCAGCTGATCCAGAAGTCCAAGTCCATGCCCAACCTGGGGGACGGCGAGGGCCCGTCGGGCACCAACACGCCGGGCGGCTCCTCGTCGCTGGCCAGCAGCGGGGGAGGGGCCACGCCCGTCTACCCCAAGCGCCGCTTCTCCATCGAGTCCCTGCTGGAGGAGGACCTCGGCAACGGCGTGAACGGCGGCAACGGCGTGAACGGCGGCTCcggctccgccgccgccgccgccccatcGCCGCGGGCCACCGCCGCCGACGTGCCGCGCCCGCTCCGCAGCCCGCCGGAGGGCCAGCCCCGCGCGGGGCCCGAGCCCGACCGCGTGGCACGCAGCTCCTTCACGGCGGCCCGCGCCGTGCCCCAGGGCCAGCGGGCCCACCCGGAGTACTCTGACAGCGAGCAGGACGCGGTGGCCTCGGACCTCAGCGACTTCATCCCCGTGGAGGGCTCGTCCTTCTGCAGCGAGAGCGACCTGGACCACTGCTCCCTCACCTCCACCGAGAGCCTGTACGGCTCCACCGCGCTGCACCACCAGCTGCGCCACCACCACGGCctgctgcaccaccaccaccaccaccaccaccaccagcccggCCACCAGAGCCTGGGCCAGAGCCAGGGCTACCAGCACCGCCACCTCATCAGCTCCTGCAAGGGCCGCTGCCCGGCCTCCTACACCCGCTTCACCACCATGCTGCGTCACGAGCGGGAGCGCGCCCGCCAGGAGCGCCAgaggccctccctcccccagcagcagcccctgCAGCTGGAGCCCAGGAGCCGCGACAGCCGGCCCCCCGCCCACACCTCCCAGTCGCAGCAGGCCATGGCCAAGCTGGCCTTCCTGGTCAGCCCCGTGCCTTTCCGCAGGAAAAAGGGCTCTCCTCCTTCGACGAGGAGGagcagcggcggcgggggcggaggCCGGAGCGGCAGACCCAAGTCCAAAGAGGCTATTTACGACGCACTGGACGCCGCCCTGAGGGACATCTACGAGCACCTCCAGGCGGAGAGGGGCCACCACGGGGGCCGGGCCCCCGACGACGGCGTCCTGCGGAGGATGCTGGCCGAGCTGCTCCCGGACGTCCCGGAGAGGAGCTCCTCGCTGCGGGGCCGGCAGAGGTGTCGCCTGGACGGGAGCTCCTCCAACGCCGGGGACCCCGACGGGTGCCCCGCGGGGTACGCCTCCTCGTACAGGCGGGACACCTCCTCGCCGCGGATACAGTCGCCGCGGATACAGTCGCCGCGGATACAGTCGCCGCGGATGCAGTCGCCCATCAGCGCCTGCTACAGCCGCCAGCACTCGCCGGACACGGCGAACAACAACGATTACGGAGAGGAGCGGGGCAACGGAAACATTCTCTGTTACTCAG aCCAGGACGTCTCCAGAGGCTACTCCACCACTGATGGACACCACACACCGCAAGGAAGGAGGGCCACCCCCGAGAGAGAG GTCTCCCATAAGCAGATGACACAACttattctcttctctctcctccaccagaAACAGCCGGCCAGAGCCATTTATGACTTTAAGGCCCAATCTGCTAA GGAGCTGACGTTCAAGAAAGGAGACGCGGTGAACATCGTGCGGCAGATAGACAACAACTGGTATGAGGGGGAGCACCGCGGCCGGACGGGCATCTTCCCCATCTCCTATGTAGAG AAGATGCCCTCGTcggagaggcagcagcagcccgccaggccccccccgcccgccaagGTCCGGGAGATGGGCGAAGCCGTGGCCCGCTACAACTTCAACGCAGACACCAACGTGGAGCTCTCTCTCAGAAAG gGCGAGAGAGTGTTGCTGCTGCGGCAGGTGGATCCTAACTGGTACGAGGGGAAGATCCCAGACAGCACCAAGCAGGGCATCTTCCCCGTCTCCTACGTGGACATCGTCAAGCACTCTCCATCCCGAAGCCCGGCCCACCACGTGGATCCTCTCGGATACCCCGGCAGTAGGACACccagctccacccccaccaAG CCTCCCTGCAtcctcccgcctcctccccatccccaccaccccccctccacccctccgctACCACCGCCCTCCGCCCAGAGAGCCCTCCACCTGCAAGCCGTCACCAACGAGTGGCTCTCCCTCACCCTGGACACGCCCCCCCGCACAACGTgcacccctcccccgcccacaCCTCCGCCACtccccgcccaccaccacctcgtGTCCCTGCCCAGAACGCCCCCCCCTGCGCCCCCGAGGAGGTGCTTCAGCCCACCTGCTCCGCCCTGGCGAGCCTCCTCTGGCCATTCAAGTCCCGTGTTCAGACAAGCGATGCCAGACTTGAACTTCTCTCTGGTGCCTTTtgagccaccaccacctcacacacctcctcctcctcctcctcctcctcctcctcctcctcctcctccattttcCCCTTCCTCCCGCAGATCTAGTGTCTCCTTGTTTAATAATACTCAATTGCCTCAACCTTCGGCCTATCAGGCTTGGACCGGAcaatatcctcctcctcctcctcctcctcctcctcctcctcctcctcctcctcctcctccacactctccttcctccccaagaTCCAGTGTCTCCTTGTTTAACAAAACTCAACCACCCCAACCTTCAACCTACCAGGCTTGGACAGGACAtaatcctcttcctcttcctcctcctcctcctcctcctcctcctcctccacactctcCTTCCTACCCAAGACCTGCTCTAAACGTCTCCTTCATTGAAAACACTCGAGGGTCCCAGCCGTCGTCCTATCAGGCGGGGTCGGGGCGGTTGTTTTGCACTGAGGTGGACCCAGAGGCTTTGCCCAAAGAGGTTGCACAGTGGTGGGGCGGCTCAGACCTGAGCATAGTCGACCAAAGCCAGGAACTATCAGAAACCACACCGCCGGACGCCGACCCTTACGAACTGTTGCTGTCCATGATTCTGGACTTCGTCACCGTCGACGACGACGAGAAGGTCCCCAGGTGGTCCCCGGTCGAGCGCTCGTCGCCCGAGCCGTTCGCCGGGAGATCGCACGACAAGCGTGATTCGTCCGAGGCGAGGCCCCCTGCTAGCGCGTCGCCCGTCGGCCAATCAACGAGCGCCGTTCGACTAGAGTGCCACAAGCCGGTTACTATTGAGCCTCTGTCTATCGGTTGGAAAAAGCCTGTGAAACCCGGGGACGACCCCCACGTGGAGGCCGGCCGGCTGCCCACCGTCACAGAAGAGGGCTGCATTGAGCTTTTTAttcaggaagaggaggaaggaggcggcAGTGACGAAGAAGCCGACAGTAGATTGCCTCACGACGGCCAAAAG GCTGCCGCCTGCCCGTCCACTTTAAAACCCCTCGCTCCCCTCCACCTCTGTTCGTCGCCCGCGCTAACGCCACCACCAGCAGCTCCTCTCTCCGCCCCTACCCCGTCCTCGGCCTCCGTTTCCTCCTGCCTCCTTGATGGCGACGATAGGGACGCCAtcaatgccctcaccactgctcCCTCTGGCTCTCCTCCTCAACCAACTGATCGCCCCTGTACCACGTCACCCGATCCCCACCTCCGCCCGTCTCCTCTcagtccaccaccacctcgacACCTGGACCCAACGAAGCAGTCCATCTGCCCCGGCTCCCTTCCTCCGagctcctcccttcctccaccctTGGAATCCTCACACATGCAgccatcacctccccctcctctaccctgctctccttctcctccatcttcacctccacctcccgctccatctcctcctcatcctcctcatcctcctcctactccatcAACCCCACCCCGACAAGTGCCTAGGTGTGCCAAGCTCAAG CCGGCCTATAAGCACCACGAGACGGTGCTGGAGGGTAAACCTCCCCGTAGCCCCGTCCCGGCCAGGAGTTCTCCCCTGTCCATGGAAAGAGGTCGAAGG CGATTCCTTCAAGATGCACTCCAAGGCGGAGGAGATCC GTTCCGTGCCCTGTACAATTACTTGCCTCGCAACGAAGACGAACTGGAGCTCAGAGAAGGAGACATCGTGGACGTGATGGAGAAGTGTGACGATGGCTGGTTTGTTG GGACTTCTCGTCGGAGCAAGCAGTTTGGAACCTTCCCAGGGAACTACGTGAAGCGGCTATAA